The genome window GACCCTTTCCTTGATGTCCTGGAGGGATCAATTTCTGCTCTCTTTCCTTTGAAGGTCCGCAGCCGCAACCATTGAGTAGGCGGTGGGAGCGGTACCTATGTGGCTAATTTCCAAATAGTACAATACATCTCTTTATACAGGGAGAATATATTTTGACTACCAAGCAAACTATGTTCTCCTTtctaatttaaattcaaactaTTTCTTAACTATAGATAAACTATTCTTATTCGAAAGATATTTATTTCCTAATCTGAAGGTAACTTGATGATAACTTGATCTCTATGATTTGACGGTGGCGACAGCCAGCCCTAGGGCTCCCGTGCCTCTCACATGCGGTGGAGATCGGTGGCAACCCTAGCCCTGGCTATCGTCGCTTCCTGCTAGGACGGCCGAACAGGCCCCCATGGGCCTGACCCATGAGATCTCCACTGCCATTGATTTCCAACGCGCCCTCGCGTTGGATGTCCATGCTCTAGTTTAGCAACAGGGAGTGCGTGAGAGATGATCGAGCAGTGCAAGACCCTTTCCTTCTTGATGTCCTGGAGGAATCAATTTCTGCTCTCTTTCCTTTGAAAGGTCCGCAGCCGCAACCATTGACTAGGCGCTGGGAGCGGTACCTCTGTGGCAGAAAGAAAAGTCATTTCTATCACGACGGTTACAAGGAGACCGGATGTTAGTATTTAGGAGCACAATCTTAATTTATAGTGCAATACgtgataaaaattattataaatttataataaagataaaaaatcatatatgataaaataagaaagaaaataaattatcacGTGTAGTGGGTGCTTATTTGTAGATGGAGGACAGTGGAGACTGTAGTCGAATGAGGTCGTATGGTGGGGTTGGATGGCCTTCTTATGTCTCAAAATGGCCAGCtgcaaggaggagggagagtaGGTGATGTGCAGCGGTGCTGATGGCGTCAGTACTGTTCATGTCGATGAACAATACTCGTGAGTGGAGAGGGAGAAAGATAATAAATGCaatcttttctttcttaatttccaaataATACAATacatctctttatatagagaggatATATCTTGACTACCAAGCAAACTATGTTCTCCTTTCTAATTTAAATCCAAACTATTTCTTAACTATAGATAAACTATTCTTATTTGAAAGATATTTATTTCCTAATATGAAGGTAACTTGATGATGACTTGATCTCTATGATTTGATGATGGCGACAGCCGGCCCTAGGGCTCCCGTGCTTTTAACATGCGGTGGAGATCGGTGGCAACCCTAGCCCTGGCTATCGCCGCTTCCTGCTAGGCCGGCCGAACAGGCCCCCATGGGCCTGACCCATGAGATCTCCACTGCCATTGATTTCCAGCGCGCCCTCGCGCTGGATGTCCATGCTCTAGTTTATCCTATCCTCCTGGCATGATGATGAAGAGTTGTCTCGAAGCCATACCCTTAAGCATAATTCGTCTAACACCAGTGCATTAGTGAGGTTGCGGATGGTGTGGTTGATGCACAGGGTGAACTTATAGGACACATTACTGATGTAGCCACAAAGAGTGAAATGTCGAGACGTCGGGCGCCTGGTGTTCCCCCATCATGGTAGGGGTGCTAGGCACATCCATAAAGTAGCGCCAGATGCCCATATGATGGTAGAGCTCTCCTGTCGGTGGAGGAGAATCGAAGAGCTGGTGACGGAGAGTGGCACTGGGCAATAGAGTCACGTCCAAGCCGAAGAGGAACATGTCTATCGTAGTCGTGCGGCTGGCAGTCAAGTCAATGCAATGACTAAACAATAGTCATGCGTAAGCATCTTCGAGTGGTGCAAGAGACGGGGCACCAGAAGAACTGCAAAGTTCATAAATGACTTGGGCAATGGTGATAAACTCACAACTAGTATGATcagaaaaatttaaatttgtagCAGGCATGGAAGAACGAGACATCTCCTGATAAACCCACAGAGGAAGGCATATGAACGCCCACAGCCAAGTGACGAACGAGGGTCTCATCGCCCGAGTCAAAGAGACAATGTACCAGACGGTGAAGAAGTGATGACGAAGCAAGCATGCAGAGGTAATGGTCAAACAATATGACATCATCGACCACTGCCCAAGCTGATGCAACCTCCTTCTGTCGTATGTACACCTTGATGTTGGCTAGCTCTAGGTTGGCCTAGACCGTGCAATGAACTTCGTTGAGAAGGTCCGAGTGTTACGAGAGACCTCCATGGTTGTTGATGAAGTACAGTTGCCACCCAATCTGGAGAATGAGCCCGTGTGGCCACCCGATAGTGCTAATGAGGAAGCAGACAAAGCCATCATAGATGCTGCCGGCTATAGTGCAGGGACAAGAGTCACCCAAAATGACGcctgaggaggtggaggtgaggTAGTGCCGATGATGAAGAAACAGATACTTCGGTTGCCATGATGAAAACTCATCTCCAAGCGAGCGAAGTCCCAAATTATAGGATCCAAGATGCAAAGCCATGGAGTCTCCAGGATGATGTCGGTGTCGCTCATCAAAGGGAAGGTGTAGCCGTCGATGGAGAAGACCTCTCCCTCAATAACAAGTGGTAGGTCGTGGCAGAGGCCACGGCTGATGATGCGATCGCCAGTGCCGATAACAATCTGCATTTGAATACGGCATAGTGGCAACCCTAGCCGAAGTGCGAGGGACTCGTCGATGATATGTGTTGTGTCGGTGTCCAGAAGAACGCATAGTCCGTCCTCACGCAGGGCTGACAAGAGCCGCATGGTGCGGCCACAAGGGAGACAATCCTCTTGATCACCCCTCATCATCATGAGGGACGCCACACCCTTGTCCTCTGTGTTTGTGTCGCTGTCGATAAGTTCCAGGAGGAACAAATGCTTGCACTTATGCCCCTTGGAGAATTGCTCATCGCAGTTGAAGCACAGGTTGAGTTGATGGCGCTCCGCCATCTCCTCAGATGTGAGCCACCCCCAGGTGTACCTTTAGTCGTCATTGTTCCTTTAGCCTTGTTCGTCGTGGGTTTAGAGCTTGAAGAATATGGACGGGCAACAAACTTAGATGTCGTCGAATGTTGCCGAGCCTCAGCCATGACATGGGCACGCCTCTCATAGGCACGTGCAATCTCATGGCCTCATTCATGTCCTTAGGCTCCTAGAGCTCCATGTCTATTTTTAGGGGCTTCGTCAATCCTGCAGTATAGATGTTTACCTGTTGTATTTCATTTAGGTTCCTAATACAAGCAACAAGCGCAAGGAACTTCTCCGTGTACTCATCTATGGAACGCGTCTTCCTTAGGGCAGCAAGCTCGCCCAATCGGTGTGTTGGAGGGCCGAAGCGGATGTTGATGAGGTGAGAGAAAGACTCCCATGTGAGAGGGTTGTGGTCCTTGAACAGACACATGTACCGGTGCTGCGTGACGCCTGTCATGTGGAAAGAGGCTAACCAAACCCTCTCCACATCCGGAATGTGTTGCATGATGAAGAAGTGCTCACACCTGTTGAGCCATGGGAGCAGGTCGTCCTTACCGTCGAAGGTGGGGAACGACAACTTGTGGTACTTAGGTACCATGAAGCCGTAGCGGGGTTGTCATCCGTCAAGTGTCTTAGTCGAGGAAGAAGCCAGGATACACGTCCCGGATGGCAATGGAACGCCGAGTGTGGACAAGCCGAGGAGGATGGCGTCTCTCGGTGAATCAgaaaccgggggtccccgaatcccgaggccaggccagcaatccgccacatggcgccatcccgcggagtctcctccgcgaggtaaaaaagattaagtcccgggagagggcgcttggtgccacagtcagtggtccccgagtactcaagttccccgatgatctgtgaagtctaagtaccgggaagaaagtgctcggggagatatacggtggcccccgagcacccgagtcccccgacaatcaggaaagctaagtaccgggagaagtgtgcccgggaccGAGcggggcacccaagtatcccgaggacccactgaaggaagttccaggagagagtgctcggggctgcgtgcagcggcccccgagcactcggtcccccgaggatccgtacaagcgtgcccaggagagagtgctcggggaggtgaacagtacccccgagcactcggttccccgaggattaAGAAAgggtattctcgggagagagtgctcggggaggtgaacagtgacccccgagcactcggttccccgacgactcagagagccccctgacagtggcccctgcaggggcccactgatgaagtgtcaaccagtcaaaggcccaatgacgcatttaaagagcgtgcgtggcctgtcacccccaactgcttccgccacgctcggtgtcagttcctaccacattctggtagaagggcgtggggtcattaaatgtacgaatcccatcccgtgccatccggaccgtctcgggataacgtcgtaagggccgaggcgttccgtctgccacgctgctgtggcaggagaacaagacaggatgcgcacgctgggccgctctgcggctacccggtgagccctctccacggcgcccgttgccaatgcatttatggtgacagatgaccgggcgtggggcgtatttttcacccccggtcacttcgcacagaggctatgatgacgccctttccatttatggtatcttggaactcgtgccgcCCTCCCGTTCgcggcacgctactgccggcaggtatttaaagccgccggcagcacggacaaaaacAGGCTCTGAAGTGAATCAATCTCTCACAAGTAGACAAGCTTTGAAAATCTCTGAGCAAGttcgacaagttagacaattTCTAAAAGGTTggaaaatcccagaggaagtaagtagcgaagggaagagaagatcgagagcgtctaaagccaacagatacacgcagaccgaagaacaaggagcctcaggctctaagatagataaacattcttgtaaccagcaacatccttgagggacattctcagggcatttatagtatccatacaggagtaggatgttacgcctccgtgcggcccgaatctgtctaaacaccagcgtatTTACTCTGTTCCCCACTAGAtcgttccaccccaccggccatcgcatttatacccatttatttctccggcgaacatattcaggatcatcccccggctgaatctctaaaaaggggtccctcaggatctctGCGATAgtagttaaccctccgacaacgtCGATCATGTTCACAGAAGAGCTGTTGTCGGGCAACCCCAAGGAGGCACCCATAGCCGCACAAGCAGCACGCCTGACTGCTATCATGCGCGCGGCCTCAGCCTCCTGCCGAGTGGTAGCCTCGCGTGCCACAGAGGTGTTGTCGATCATTACCTTGCCGTTGTTGTTGTTCATGAGGAGGTCCTCTTGACGCTTCATGCGGAGCTGCAAGTCTTTTATCATGGATGTCAAGTCATGGAGGTCCTGTCGCATCGCGCCCCCTCGAGTGCTTCCGTTACAAATTTGTTGAAATCCTGATCACCAGCACTGCCAGAACCCATGATCTGTGATATCAAATGTAGCGAGCGCTTATTTGTAGAGGGAGGACAGCGGAGATCGTAGTTGAAGGAGATCGTAGGACaagaaggagggagagaaggtggtATGCGGTGGTGCTAGTGACTTCCGTACTGTTCACACAGGAGAACGGTACCGTGAGTAGAGATGAAGCAAGATAAGACATGTAATctcttttttcttaattttcaaaTGATACAATACCTCTTTTATATAAAGATGATATATCTTGACTAACAAACAAACTATGGTGATCTTCCTAATTTAAATCCAAAGTTTCCTTATTAAAAGATATTTATTTCTTAATATGAGGATAACttaataataatttgattttgacGATTTGGCGACGGCGGCAACGGATTCTAGAACTCCCGCGCCTTCTGCTGGGCCAGCCAAAGTGGGCCTGACCATGATGCCACGTGTCACGCTAAAAAAAAATGGACCGCAAGTTGAGATCAGGTGATTATTTTCCGCAAGTTGACCGGTCCGTGTGATACTGTATGAGCTGCATCGTGGATTGGGGACTAGGAGCGGTCCCGATGTGACAGAAAGGAAAGACATTTCCATCACCACTATTTGGACAAAGTACTTGTTCTCCTCGTAGTCTATTTCTGCGCTACTTAATCTCTCTAATCATaaatgtaggtcattttagCCTTATTAATTATTTCTAAATATAATTTGTTCTCGAActtttacatatattttttctcttttattctttcttacttttatttaataaatactattattctcataaataaatacgttatctttttcaatacagaataaataaataataataaaattatttaatcTACTTTTTTAATCTCTATGTATaaatttaaaacaatatatattgcaatcggagggaggaGAGTATTTTTGGCCGGTGCATCTGTCCCTTTTTTTTGCCTGTTTGAAACCAAGGGAAAAAATACGCGTGATCAGCGTCTGACTAGTAGCAGTGGTTTCTGAACAGCCCACTGGCCGCTGCCAATGGGCGGGCGGTCGCTGTCGCAACCGGCTGCTACTCTCCGCACCGGCTCCCCTCCCCCGAATCGAGGCCAACTTGCTTGGCGCACCAATAATGCCGCGACCAGCGGGTCCCTCCATCCTCTTCTTGGCATGTTATTGGAGTAGTACGTTACCCGTGTCAAGGCACCCCGGATATTCTGATCCGTGGCTTAACAAGCCGGGTGGCTTCGTCGATtattcaaaatatatatatagttgtcAGTTGGAACTGCAATCGCTGACTAGTCCTTTGTTGGCGATTGGACAGTCTATTGACAAGTAATTTTCCAAGAACCGGCATATCAATTATCGTCTGAAAATTCTaatcactttttttttatttaaacggattcatatgaaaaattattCAACTATAAAATTATAGGTATCGTcgatagttattatttttatataaaattcaCCTCTATTTAAgattgtatgaaaaagttatatttttttctttaaatatctcCATCCGAGGTTAGGTTAGGATGCATTCCGAAAGTGTTCGATTAACCTGAAACAAAAATTAGAAACGATTCCTGGTGCACAGCACATGAAAAAGTCCACTATCTCCTAGCCAcgaaagggaaaagaaaaggaaactaaGATTAGAAAAGGCGTACAGCGCTTTCGGTAGTACGCGTGTGAAGAAAGCTGTAATTAGGTATGTTAATGTGGCTATGTTCTCTGGTAACTTATGGAGAATTTTTCTATTAGAAGATAGatgtggaattttttttatctttgtgaATTTATATAGGGATAGGAATGGGATAGCTATTTCTCGCTATAtctctaatataaatatataaacattatattatgtaggaaaaataataaattattttatatttttaacctATGACATTGAACTCATATTATATTAATTACTCTCGtatgtatttataaattatttatttatgctATGAACacattattaatatataaaattaattaattatgattCAATTTTATATCTCAATTAGGATTCGATTCCTGCAAAATTTCGTGCGGAAACggagatgaaagaaaacttTCCCCACATAGTTAAATgggaatagaaatagaaaagcaTTCCCTGTGGAGATTGACacattgccatccctagctgTAGTGCTCGAATGGTAGAAACACACCTGCCACAGTATTGGGCCCACAGGTCTCTGCGTTAAATTTTCTCTGGAATGATTAGTATCATATTCCAAACTCTAAAGCAATGTGAAATCTGAATTTCTCCTCcgtggtgatttttgcaattgcATTTTTTATGTTGCTGAAGTTTACAGAGTTCAGAATTGGGACTAAAATGTTTGGAAGGCAAAAGttctccctttttcttttctgaaattCGAAATACTTGTCCCAGGACATTATCGATCAGATATTTGTCCATTGTGCCCTCCCATCTGCATTGCAGAAAAGAGAAATGCTGCGTGACTGTCGAATTAACTGAACTTTCGCTTGAATTGTGATTTTGCAGAACCGGTGCGTGAACATGATTGCTCATCTCTTCAACGCCCCTCTCGGGGAGTCCGAAACGGCCGTCGGAGTCGGCACCGTCGGCTCATCTGAGGCCATCATGCTCGCCGGGCTGGCGTTCAAGAGGCAGTGGCAGAACAAGATGAAGGCCGCCGGCAAGCCCTGCGACAAGCCTAACATCGTCACCGGTGCCAATGTCCAAGTAAGAAAAATTGCAATGTCCCATTCTCCATGCATAACCTCATGTAGCTCAATGCTGCATATATGGGCGACTTAAATGGATTGGGAAATGCAGGTTTGCTGGGAGAAGTTCGCGCGATACTTCGAGGTGGAGCTGAAGGAAGTGAAGCTGAGCGACGGCTACTACGTCATGGACCCGAAGAAGGCTGTGGACCTGGTCGACGAGAACACCATCTGCGTCGCGGCCATCCTCGGCTCCACGCTGAACGGCGAGTTCGAGGACGTGAAGCTGCTCAACGACCTGCTCACCGAGAAGAATGCCCAGACAGGGTAACCTCTCTGTCTTGCTCTGCATCCTTTATCCGTGCATCAGCGTTCAATCATTTTGTTGTACGCTACTGCAATGCTTATGAACATGAAGTTGAACTGAACATGCAGCTGGAACACGCCGATCCACGTCGACGCGGCGAGCGGCGGGTTCATCGCGCCGTTCCTGTACCCGGAGCTGGAGTGGGACTTCCGGCTGCCGCTGGTGAAGAGCATCAATGTCAGCGGGCACAAGTACGGCCTCGTCTACGCTGGCATCGGGTGGTGCATCTGGAGGACCAAGGAGGATCTGCCGGAGGAGCTCATCTTCCACATCAACTACCTTGGCGCTGACCAGCCCACATTCACCCTCAACTTCTCCAAAGGTGCCATTTTTTGGTTCATTTTCCCTTGTCCTTCGATACATACACACAGCAGGCTGGCTAATCTGCTCTTGATGCACCACGATTTCAGGTTCCAGCCAAGTCATTGCACAGTACTACCAGCTGATCCGCCTTGGCTTTGAGGTAATTACGTCAGGTCATTGCTTATTATTTACACAAATCATGTTGCTATTACGAAATCACGTCTTCTAATAATTTAACGTGCCTGCAATGCAGGGTTACAAGAACATCATGGAGAACTGCCAGGAGAACGCGATGGTGCTGAAGCAGGGTCTGGAGAAGAGTGGGCGGTTCAACATCGTGTCCAAGGACAACGGCGTGCCGCTCGTGGCCTTCTCCCTCAAGGACAGCAGCCGGCACAACGAGTTCGAGATCTCCGACTTCCTGCGCCGATTTGGCTGGATCGTGCCGGCCTACACCATGCCCCCCGACGCGCAGCACGTGACTGTTCTCCGCGTCGTCATCCGCGAGGACTTCAGCCGCACCCTCGCCGAGCGCCTCGTGCTCGACATCGAGAAGGTGCTGCACGAGCTCGACGCGCTGCCCGCGCGCGTCCCCAGCGGCGACATCGCCGccctggccgccgccgcggagaGCGAGAGTCAGAAGGTGAAGCAGCGCCAGGTGATCTCGCTCTGGAAGAGGGCCGTCCTGGCCAAGAAGACCAACGGCGTCTGTTAAGCAGCGCTACCCCGCGTGGCTGTGCTGTTTGCGTATCTGCCGTTCTGGATGAGAGTCACTCCTTTTTACGAACTCTGGGTGAAAATTATCCTTTTTTACGTGAATTTTACTCCCGAATTAAGGATGCAGCCTGTCGAAGTTAATTCTTGGGGGACGGAATAATTCCGGCTCGATATTAAGTAACGACTGTGTTCTGGAACGTGTTATGTATTGTTTTGTGACAGTCGCACACCACAATTTGTGCGTTCGATCTTATCGAATCAATAACGTATTTGTGCATTCGTGAATGGAGGTTGCCATCGTACTAGCAAAATGGGATTGAAGAGCGGTTCGTGGTACGCCAAAATACCCCGCGGTACCTTTTTTTTTCCGTTCGAAATGATACCGCGGAGTGCGCATTTAGCTATCTTCagcaaatattataaaaattcaTCTCCTATAACATTATTATAGTATCTTCTTACACTACTATaatactctttattttttatatctccagcagctacctatTTTTTAACTTATattactcttctcctccctccggaCTCACAGTcaacctctataaacagtattgcAATTGCTACAGTGTTACAGTAAATTTGGAGTGCCGATTCtctctccgcaacactgtaAAACACTGTACTGTAGCATGAAAACTAaaactgctggagatggccttaggaGCGGAAGCCACATGGTGCGGCCACCAGAGAGTAGCTTGTGTACTGTTGAGAAATCTCTTCTACTGAATATAGTTGAGAGATACTtcaaaaaataatcaaaaaaGATATATTGTAGGGAAAAaaccttttattttttattcatctatatttataataagAGGTGCAGCCTATATATATAGGGAAAAAACCTTTAAACAATAtaatcgaatctttcaagagatcaaGACGGACCCACATTTAATTGTAAAACTCCAGATTTTCTAACACTCCTTATTGGCACTTCTCGCGAAATGcgtatgtctcatcaaaacttaCCAATAACTCAGtgagaaaaattaagaaaaagagTACATAACTCGTGATATGATCACACGAATTGCATCATTAAAAACTTtatcatgagaaacttcagaaaaactcatttaagtgaaaaagagtacaatccaccCAAAATATTTCTTATAATCTTCATAATTAACTTTGGACACTTAATCTTCTTAACTAAGATTTAATTATTCATATCagtattatgtgaaaaaaaaattcgtgaaatatgcaactctctaagGCTCATCATCCTAATGCCATGGATATATCTTTAAAAACTAGATATAGGAAGAGGCTTAGTGAATAAATTtacaagattttcacatgatttGATATACATTACCTTTACTTCATTCATTTTAtacaattcatgagcataaaagaacttggggttaatatgcttcgttaagttacTTTTTACATATCCCGATTGCACTTATGCAATATATGCagcattatctttatagataatggtaggaGTGTTAGTAGTGTTTAAATCACATGACTGCtgaatatgattgatcactcttatAAGCCATATGTATTTCCGTGTGGCTttatataaagctattattttcgaGTGGTTCGTCAAAGTAGATATAAGACTTTGCTTTGACGATTTTTAGGATATTACAGTTCCACCATATAGGAAAATGTAGCTAGTCTGTGATTTCGCCATATGCGAGTCTGACAGATATCCAGCATCTAcgtatccaaccagacttagaTTCCAATTCTTTCTGTAAAACAGACTTATATcattgctaccttgcaagtaatACATAATATGA of Phragmites australis chromosome 3, lpPhrAust1.1, whole genome shotgun sequence contains these proteins:
- the LOC133913183 gene encoding glutamate decarboxylase 1-like, yielding MVLSHGVGGSDESVHSTFASRYVRTSLPRFRMPEQSMPKEAAYQVINDELMLDGNPRLNLASFVTTWMEPECDKLIQASVNKNYVDMDEYPVTTELQNRCVNMIAHLFNAPLGESETAVGVGTVGSSEAIMLAGLAFKRQWQNKMKAAGKPCDKPNIVTGANVQVCWEKFARYFEVELKEVKLSDGYYVMDPKKAVDLVDENTICVAAILGSTLNGEFEDVKLLNDLLTEKNAQTGWNTPIHVDAASGGFIAPFLYPELEWDFRLPLVKSINVSGHKYGLVYAGIGWCIWRTKEDLPEELIFHINYLGADQPTFTLNFSKGSSQVIAQYYQLIRLGFEGYKNIMENCQENAMVLKQGLEKSGRFNIVSKDNGVPLVAFSLKDSSRHNEFEISDFLRRFGWIVPAYTMPPDAQHVTVLRVVIREDFSRTLAERLVLDIEKVLHELDALPARVPSGDIAALAAAAESESQKVKQRQVISLWKRAVLAKKTNGVC